The Sardina pilchardus chromosome 5, fSarPil1.1, whole genome shotgun sequence DNA window TGGCAGAGAACACTGGTCTTTGGGGTGCAATTAGGGGATCATTCTGCTTTGCTGCGTTTCACAGCTCCAGGGAGTTTATCTTGCAGCCTAGACACCAGGGGGAAGCAGCAGTGTGAATATCTCAGTTCATACTGATAAGCCACTGTATTTTCCTATAGAAGCCTTATCATTTATGCCATATGGATAAAATATTCGTACAAATATTCATATTCTTACTTATCCTCACATATTCAAATATTCAACTGATGATGATAAGAGCAATTAGATTGGTGAAAAGTGAAAGGAAAAGTAGACTTACTTTGCCAGCTTGCTTTCAATTTGAGAACGAACAAGTTCAATGTAACGATCAATTTGTGTctagaaaaagaaacagaaatgaGACAACCAATAATTATGTTCTAAATACATGTTATAGCTCAGCACATTGAGTATTTGATATGCATaagtatactgtaagtatgtAATGAAATAACTGAAATAACCATACAGTGAGTTACAAATGCTATGATGACTCAACATTCCAGTAATATTTACAAAGACACTTACTTTATTTTTCTCGTACACTAGAGGTGTACTAAAGAAAATGATGTCCGCTGTTGGAACAATAGAAAATTACTTTAAATTGTATGAACATTAACATGTAAATGTCAAGATATTAGCGTTGCTTATATCATTCCCATCTTACCTAGAATTAAGATAGTGATACCATTGAAGACAGCTCCCACAAATGTCAACAGCCACATCACACCAGCCAACTGAAAGTGCAGCGGTAAAATTACATTAAATGTTTTGTcagattttaaatgtttttttagaggtatatatgtgtttgttctgtGGGCTGCTAATGCCTCCTTAAATTAATCCAGTGAGTTGGTTGCAAGCCACCCTCACATTATTCTTTCTGAGGCATGATCAGCTTTCCTGAGCATATAACATATGTACCTTGGACATGCTGCCAAACCTACACATAGATGGTGAATGAATTCACAATGGCATAACCCACATAAGAAACTAATCACCGAACTTGTGCAAGATCCATAGCTCCCTGAATCTCATTCTTTTAATCCGTCTGATCATCAGGCATCTGCGCCCCCCAACAAGTCTTAATCACAAGACAGCCGCTCTGATTACTATAgcggtgttggtgttggtggtggtggtgtgtgtgtgtgtgtgtgtgtgtgtgtgtgtgtgtgtgtgtagagtgatgAGCCCTTATTAGGCTTATTGTGTGTTGACTTTGTTGACTATTCAAATGTGAAGCATCTCTTTTCATTCCCTCAAAGGATTTTAGACAGAACACAACAGTATACTGAAGAAAAACTCACTTTTAGCGAATCCACCACATCCTCCACCAGGAGCAATCTCCTGGCCTCTAAAATGCCCCGGTTAATATGGGCCAAGGCATAGTCCACATGCCTCCGGAACTTCTGTGGTGAAATAGTGATGTCCCTTGCCATCAGATTTCTGTGAATAGAATACAGAGCTACATATCAAGAATAGGAATTACACTAAACAACTATGGCAACCACATACGTTGTGGACCACACAAGTATATTACGGATCTCAAGTTGATTATCATCAGCCTTCAATGTTATCCCAATCTGATttagatttttgtgtgtgtgtgtcaataagaCCACTGCTATCGCCTAAAATAGTGCAGGGCTCTCAAGTCACGCATCAGTATGTCTCTCCTCTTTGGGAACTCTGATgatcctcctccgcctcctcacTTACTTGAATGGGTGTCCTTCATCAGACTTCTGTATGGCCTGTATGACCGACTTGTACACGCGGAACGTGATGGTGACGCAGAGCACGGCCAGGAGCACATAGGACACGACGGTGATGGCGCTGCACGTGGCCAGGGCGAAGAGCACGAACAGAGAGCCGCCGAACACCGAGGCCGACTTCTTGGGCTCGCGCCAGTACACCAGCTCctgcactgcagagagagatgggggttgAATGGGAAAGGAGAGGGACGCTAGCTCCTCCACAGGGTCCAGTCCATCTGCGGAGACAAGATTAGGTCATGTGTTATTTCAATAGGCTTACATGTtaaatttatatatatatatatagtgacaAAACAATGTATAATCATTTCAAGGTGCATTACAGAGCCTGAACATCCAAGAGTAACAGGGAGAAGGCAAAGCTTCCTTGCTACAAGAAGAGACCTTAACTcatggtgggaggggggtggagataTAGATTTCCTGAGTAAGTGTGGCTCCAATGGAGCTATAAGATCTCTATAAGATTATTGTACAAATCCAAGTGTTTTTCATATATTTTGTGAATACAAACATTCTTATTGTACTTCACAGGACATGCTGGTTCAGAACAGTGCGTAACCAGTGTGCTGCTCTTAGACTCTGAGCCTACAGTTTGTGGCCCTTACATTGTTGAGACAGGCCCTTTAAACTATAAGAGGGTCTCTGCAATAATGTATCCAACTGAAGCACTAGTGTACGAGCAGTCTGTGCCAATCTGGCTGTTGCCACTCAGCAGAGCCCATGGTAAAAAAGGGCCATTTTTTGTGGCAAGCTCAGAGTCTTGCATGTGAGAGCCAGCCTATGTGAGGATAATCCTTGTTACAAAATACAGGTCAAAGATTTATACACGCAACTAACACAACAAAGACATTGGAATGGAAGTCATGTGCTAGGCCTTAAAATGATGGAGAAACTGGGTCAGTTTGCAACAAAGAACTCTCCAACGTTAAGCTCTCCCAATCATCTAGAGAGCTCCTTTACCAGCCAGCTCTGCAGTAATATCTTTGAATTAcacaagaaacaaaagcatatgcACTTATCTTCACGAGCTGTTAGTTTTACTAGATTAAAGTATTATCATAACAATTAAGTATCGTAGTCATAGCATTTCATAAGTGTTCCAGTTAATAATGCAAATTATTAATGACAAGCTTTCATGGAGGTATATCGTGTTATGGTGTCAATTGGAACCCTAGGGAGCTATGTAAACTAATGTAAAAGTAAATGATATATTTTTGTAAACAGAATATCAGAAAGGCAGATATGTCATTGGCTTCAGAGATACTGCTGTTTTCCATGACTGTTGAGTTTGGATAGAGGATTAGTCTTTTCTATTATTTAGTAAAGAGTTACTTCAGACTTGACCAGCTGGCACAATTACAACTGAACTGTTACCATTAAGTGCATTAAGTGCATTAAGTGTAAAACAGAGAACATTACCCAGTCAAGTCAATATCAAGTCTGCATTAATTTCGAGAATAGTGACTTTAAAACTCACCTGTTAACGAATCTCTGAGAGACGCGATTGAATTTAGCCCTGATGATGTGTTTTGAGCAAAGGGAGCCGTTGCCTCTGCCATTTTGTCACTCTTGCAGCAACACAGCTGAGTGTCCCGTCTCTGGATTTCAGAATTATTTCTGTCAGGTGGGTATGACGTGCCACCGTGCGCACCAGGTCTGAGCCTCACATATTCTCCAAAAATGACTTGGGGATTGAAGCATTCTGTGGAGGCGTGTCTTTATAGTTCCTAGGGGCCGGGCATTTGGTGTTAAAAATTACACATAGCGTATTGTGTGCTGCCAAAAGAATGTATGCATTACTgaaattctttatttattttattcccTTGTGTGTTTAATACTGTTTCCCTGTGGTTTTCTGCATTTCAAAACTATTTCAATTAAAAAGCAGCAGTAGTGGTATTTGCATACATCTATGTGTCCAGGACCACAAGTCAAAGGGGCCCCTGAAATCCTCTCAGGCTAATCTTTGTACTGATCATCAAACAACAGGAGGACTGGGTTCAGACTCAAAGCCTGATTTTCAGCTTCTCTTAACTTCTGACTTGGTAACAGCCTAAAGGAGTTTCAGTACTGTGTTTAACAAGATTTCCTTGCGGAATCTTTTGTTGATAAGGGTCCTCATTATAATAttctcaacacatttcagatttACACATCTTTGGACTTTGAGTCAACATGTTCTTTTTtagaatataggcctatactaacACAATGACAAATTGGCGCCATCTCCTGCCCATTTGAAATATAGTCTCTGTATTTTTTGACAAACAAGAGCTGTCTCTTCAGCtattttatttcagtttgtGGGCTATATCAGTTATATGATAATATCATGCACGTTAAAGGACAATACATGCTTTTAATGTTGTTGCTGGGCCAAATGGCATGCCTTTACCAATACAATACCAACCTATCTCATtttggttggacttttccatGAGCATTGCGCGTAATGTAAATATGGGGAAATTAAGTCATAAGAGGGTAGAGAATTAATATAGTTATTTTCACCCTAATATCTGTTTTGATAGGCTATGCGTAAGACTCGTGGCTCTTGGCACCTGACACCAGACGGGCTCTGCTGAGCGCTGACTCGCAGTCAGAGTGGATGAGCGTGATAACGCGTAAAGTCGATCCCGCCCCTAGTATCTGTTGAACAAGGAAGCTGTTCCCGATGGTGGCGAGGTAAACAAAATACGATAAATTACCATTTCACCACTGTACGAATCGACCTCGAATCCTTCTAAACGTTTATAAACATTGATGCGAACTATTAATTGCGATCCACGATTAAAACGATTAACAGGCAAGGCCTACCTGTTGCATCTAATCTTCGGCACGGCCTCAACGTTCAGCGCGTCTTCAGGTGAGTGCAAATGAAAACTTTTAACAGATGAATTGATGTGATTGCCTATCCTGCTTTGTTCGTGATGTTTCAGTGACTGAATTGTCCCGTCATGATTGTTACACCCCGAAACAGAATCAGATCAACCAGAGCAGCATGGCTAAACTGAACGGTGACACGTACAGCTGCTGCACTTTCACCTGTGTCCTAGTCCTTCTTGTCATAGTGGACACGGGGGATGCCTTCATCGATCCCAGTCGGAACAAATCACTGGTGTCCGTGAAGACACTGTCTGATTTACCAACCTCACGGGACATAGTAGTGAAAGAGGGAAGCAGCACACTCATTGAATGCAATGTTACTGGAAGCCACAACGATATTATGTGGTAC harbors:
- the LOC134080401 gene encoding reticulon-3-B-like, with translation MQQRRDTQLCCCKSDKMAEATAPFAQNTSSGLNSIASLRDSLTDGLDPVEELASLSFPIQPPSLSAVQELVYWREPKKSASVFGGSLFVLFALATCSAITVVSYVLLAVLCVTITFRVYKSVIQAIQKSDEGHPFKNLMARDITISPQKFRRHVDYALAHINRGILEARRLLLVEDVVDSLKLAGVMWLLTFVGAVFNGITILILADIIFFSTPLVYEKNKTQIDRYIELVRSQIESKLAKLQDKLPGAVKRSKAE